The proteins below come from a single Synechococcus sp. WH 8101 genomic window:
- a CDS encoding DUF4278 domain-containing protein codes for MTVQQRTYRGVAYDASQHEQPSKQAVDHTYRGQHYDAPLRHDAAAAETGVELHYRGATYEHRQAEAQNQVNS; via the coding sequence ATGACTGTTCAACAACGCACCTACCGCGGCGTCGCCTACGACGCCAGCCAGCACGAGCAACCCAGCAAGCAGGCGGTGGATCACACCTACCGCGGTCAGCACTATGACGCCCCCCTGCGTCATGACGCCGCCGCTGCCGAGACCGGCGTTGAGCTGCACTATCGCGGCGCCACCTACGAGCACCGCCAGGCTGAGGCCCAGAACCAGGTCAACTCCTGA
- a CDS encoding P-II family nitrogen regulator, whose product MKKVEAIIRPFKLEDVKLALVNAGIVGMTVSEVRGFGRQKGQVERYRGSEFTVEFLQKLKVEVVIDDARVDTVVTAIAEAAKTGEIGDGKIFISPIDTVVRIRTGDRDGSAL is encoded by the coding sequence ATGAAAAAAGTTGAGGCAATCATCCGCCCTTTCAAGCTGGAAGACGTGAAACTGGCCCTGGTCAACGCCGGAATCGTGGGCATGACCGTGAGCGAAGTTCGAGGCTTCGGCCGACAGAAAGGCCAGGTGGAGCGCTACCGCGGTTCGGAATTCACCGTTGAGTTTCTCCAGAAGCTCAAGGTTGAGGTTGTCATTGACGATGCAAGGGTTGACACCGTGGTGACCGCCATTGCGGAAGCCGCCAAAACCGGTGAAATCGGCGACGGCAAAATTTTCATCTCTCCAATCGACACCGTGGTGCGCATCCGCACCGGCGATCGCGACGGCTCCGCTCTCTGA
- a CDS encoding TlyA family RNA methyltransferase, with product MARKNRLDLHLLTLGLVPSRQQAQQLIRAGRVRDGRGQLLDKPGQDVPTDLEVHVEQPPRFVSRGGEKLLAALEAFPLKLEGRICLDGGISTGGFTDCLLQHGAARVYGIDVGYGQTAWSLRTDDRVILRERTNLRRLTPEDLFDPGDPRPTLAVADVSFISLGLVLPALRGLLQAEGSEAVVLVKPQFEVGRERVGKGGVVRDPDAHVVALKGVIAAAEPLGWSPHGLVASPITGPAGNHEYLLWLSEGKPQTPLQLQAIETLVRTTLAG from the coding sequence ATGGCCCGTAAGAACCGCCTGGATTTACATCTGCTGACGCTGGGGCTGGTGCCGTCCCGACAGCAGGCCCAGCAGTTGATCCGTGCCGGTCGGGTGCGGGATGGCCGCGGTCAGCTGCTCGATAAACCAGGCCAGGATGTGCCGACGGATCTGGAGGTGCACGTCGAGCAGCCACCACGCTTTGTCTCCCGCGGTGGGGAGAAGCTTCTGGCTGCCCTCGAAGCCTTTCCCCTGAAGCTCGAGGGTCGGATCTGCCTCGATGGCGGCATCTCAACCGGCGGCTTCACCGACTGCCTCCTTCAGCATGGGGCCGCTCGGGTCTATGGCATTGATGTGGGCTACGGGCAGACGGCCTGGAGCCTGCGCACCGACGATCGGGTGATCCTGCGGGAACGCACCAACCTCAGGCGGTTGACGCCGGAGGATCTGTTCGACCCAGGGGATCCGCGACCGACCCTGGCGGTGGCGGACGTGTCTTTCATTTCACTGGGTTTGGTGCTGCCGGCATTACGCGGCTTGCTGCAAGCTGAGGGCTCCGAGGCTGTGGTGTTGGTGAAACCGCAGTTTGAAGTGGGGCGAGAGCGGGTCGGTAAAGGTGGTGTTGTGCGTGATCCCGACGCCCACGTTGTGGCCCTGAAGGGGGTGATCGCAGCAGCAGAGCCGCTGGGTTGGAGCCCCCACGGTCTGGTGGCTTCCCCAATCACCGGCCCCGCCGGCAACCATGAATATCTGCTCTGGTTGTCTGAAGGGAAGCCCCAGACTCCCCTTCAGCTCCAGGCCATCGAGACGCTCGTGCGCACCACGCTGGCTGGGTAA
- the purB gene encoding adenylosuccinate lyase: MIERYTLPEMGELWTDRAKYQSWLDVEVAACEANCSLGRVPESAMQEIRAKARFEPERILAIEAEVRHDVIAFLTNVNEHVGDAGRYIHVGMTSSDVLDTGLALQLKASVALLRKELSALDQAIAALAAEHKGTVMIGRSHAIHGEPITFGFKLAGWLAETRRNAERLERLERDVAVGQISGAMGTYANTDPEVERLTCERLGLSPDTASTQVISRDRHADYVQTLALVGASLDRFATEIRNLQRTDVLEVEESFAKGQKGSSAMPHKRNPIRSERISGLARVLRSYVVAALENVALWHERDISHSSTERMMLPDCSVTLHFMLREMTAVVAGLGVYPDNMRRNMNVYGGVVFSQRVLLGLVDAGMSREDAYRVVQRNAHSAWNSNGGDFRANLAADPEVTGKLSAEQLADCFSTDLHQANLGVIWDRLGL; the protein is encoded by the coding sequence TTGATCGAGCGCTACACCCTGCCCGAGATGGGCGAGCTCTGGACGGACAGGGCCAAATATCAAAGCTGGCTCGACGTGGAAGTCGCCGCCTGCGAAGCCAATTGCAGCCTCGGTCGCGTTCCCGAGTCAGCCATGCAGGAGATTCGCGCCAAAGCGCGTTTCGAGCCCGAGCGGATCCTCGCCATCGAAGCGGAGGTACGTCATGACGTGATCGCCTTCCTCACCAACGTCAACGAACACGTTGGGGATGCAGGCCGTTACATCCACGTAGGGATGACCAGCAGTGACGTGCTCGACACCGGTCTGGCGCTGCAGCTGAAAGCCTCCGTCGCCCTGCTGCGCAAGGAGCTGTCAGCACTGGATCAGGCCATTGCCGCGCTGGCTGCCGAGCACAAGGGCACCGTGATGATCGGCCGCTCCCACGCCATCCATGGCGAACCGATCACATTCGGCTTCAAGCTGGCCGGCTGGCTCGCGGAGACGCGGCGCAACGCCGAGCGCCTCGAGCGGCTGGAACGGGATGTGGCCGTCGGCCAGATCAGCGGCGCGATGGGCACCTACGCCAACACCGATCCCGAGGTGGAGCGCCTCACCTGCGAGCGCCTCGGTCTCAGCCCAGACACCGCCAGCACCCAGGTGATCTCCCGTGATCGTCACGCCGACTATGTGCAGACCCTGGCATTGGTGGGCGCATCCCTGGATCGCTTCGCCACCGAAATCCGCAACCTGCAGCGCACCGACGTTCTTGAGGTGGAGGAAAGCTTTGCCAAAGGCCAGAAGGGCAGCTCGGCCATGCCCCACAAACGCAACCCGATCCGCAGTGAACGCATCAGCGGCCTGGCCCGGGTGCTGCGCAGTTATGTGGTGGCAGCCCTCGAGAACGTGGCCCTCTGGCACGAGCGTGACATCAGCCACAGCTCCACCGAACGCATGATGCTTCCCGACTGTTCGGTGACCCTGCATTTCATGCTGAGGGAAATGACAGCCGTTGTGGCGGGCCTCGGGGTCTACCCCGACAACATGCGCCGCAATATGAATGTCTACGGCGGTGTGGTGTTCAGCCAGCGCGTGTTGCTGGGCCTAGTGGACGCCGGCATGAGCCGGGAGGACGCCTATCGGGTGGTGCAACGCAACGCCCACAGCGCTTGGAACAGCAACGGCGGCGACTTCCGCGCCAACCTGGCGGCGGATCCGGAGGTGACCGGCAAACTCAGCGCCGAGCAGCTAGCTGACTGCTTCAGCACCGACCTCCATCAGGCCAATCTCGGCGTGATCTGGGATCGCCTCGGCCTTTGA
- a CDS encoding adenylosuccinate lyase: MFWTPYADWIYVGISLSGLLLIITLVLRSNPKP, encoded by the coding sequence ATGTTCTGGACCCCCTACGCCGACTGGATCTACGTGGGCATCAGCCTGAGCGGCCTGCTGCTGATCATCACGCTGGTGCTGCGGAGCAACCCGAAGCCATGA
- the fumC gene encoding class II fumarate hydratase, with translation MTHAIRTDHDSMGPVEVPAEALWGAQTQRSLQNFAISQDTVPLELIHALARIKQVAAVVNTRLGVLDQERCALIVEAAAAVAEGQHDAHFPLRVWQTGSGTQTNMNLNEVISNLAALSAGEPLGSHRPVHPNDHVNRSQSTNDAFPAAIHVATAEGISRRLVPELQRLHKALAKKADAWNGIVKIGRTHLQDAVPLTLGQEVSAWRDQVGTATERIDACLVEVLPLPLGGTAVGTGLNAPDGFAEQAAAELARLTGLPFRSAPNKFAVMASHDGLVHAMGQLRLLAVTLLKIANDIRLLACGPRAGLAELHLPENEPGSSIMPGKVNPTQCEAMAMVCTQVIGLDAAVAMAGAGGHLQMNVYKPLIGFNLLQAITLLTDACRCFRVAMVEGMEPNLSRIQRDVEQSLMLVTPLAPVIGYDKACAIAKYAHEQGTSLRDAALELGYVSADDFDRIVDPAAMTVPHG, from the coding sequence ATGACGCATGCAATCCGGACTGATCACGACAGCATGGGGCCTGTGGAGGTGCCAGCTGAGGCTCTCTGGGGCGCTCAGACCCAACGCTCGCTCCAGAATTTCGCCATCAGCCAAGACACCGTTCCCCTGGAACTGATCCACGCCCTGGCACGGATCAAACAGGTGGCCGCCGTGGTGAACACCCGCCTGGGCGTTCTCGATCAGGAGCGTTGCGCTCTGATTGTGGAGGCGGCGGCGGCGGTCGCCGAAGGCCAGCACGATGCCCACTTCCCCTTACGGGTCTGGCAGACCGGCAGCGGCACCCAGACCAACATGAACCTCAATGAGGTGATCAGCAATCTCGCGGCCCTATCCGCTGGCGAGCCCCTGGGGAGCCACAGGCCGGTGCATCCGAATGATCACGTCAATCGTTCGCAATCGACCAATGACGCCTTCCCGGCCGCCATCCACGTTGCAACCGCCGAAGGGATCAGCCGCCGCTTAGTGCCTGAACTGCAAAGACTGCACAAGGCCTTGGCCAAGAAAGCCGACGCCTGGAACGGGATTGTGAAAATCGGCCGCACCCACCTGCAGGACGCGGTACCGCTCACCCTGGGCCAGGAAGTGTCCGCCTGGCGCGACCAGGTCGGCACAGCAACCGAGCGGATCGATGCCTGCCTCGTCGAAGTGCTGCCTCTCCCCCTTGGCGGCACGGCCGTTGGCACAGGCCTGAACGCACCCGATGGCTTTGCGGAGCAGGCCGCCGCCGAGCTTGCACGCCTCACCGGCCTGCCCTTCCGCTCAGCACCAAACAAATTTGCCGTGATGGCCAGCCATGACGGCCTGGTGCATGCCATGGGTCAGCTGCGGCTGCTGGCGGTGACACTGCTGAAGATCGCCAACGACATCCGCTTGCTGGCTTGCGGCCCCCGCGCCGGCCTGGCCGAACTCCATCTGCCGGAAAACGAACCCGGCAGCTCGATCATGCCCGGCAAGGTGAATCCCACCCAGTGCGAGGCGATGGCGATGGTGTGCACCCAGGTGATCGGCCTCGATGCCGCTGTGGCCATGGCGGGAGCCGGTGGGCACCTGCAGATGAACGTCTACAAACCGTTGATCGGCTTCAATCTGCTCCAGGCGATCACCCTGCTCACGGATGCCTGCCGCTGCTTCCGGGTGGCGATGGTGGAAGGGATGGAACCGAACCTCAGCCGCATTCAACGCGACGTCGAGCAATCCCTGATGCTCGTGACGCCCCTGGCACCGGTGATCGGTTACGACAAAGCCTGTGCCATCGCCAAATATGCCCATGAGCAGGGCACGAGCCTTCGCGATGCCGCCCTGGAGCTGGGCTACGTCAGCGCTGATGATTTTGACCGGATCGTGGATCCGGCCGCGATGACCGTGCCGCACGGATAA
- a CDS encoding RNA helicase, producing MAETDTLAAEPASVGSPDPAQIFPFPLDGFQLEAIEALNQGHSVVVSAPTGSGKTLVGEYAIYRAIAHRQKVFYTTPLKALSNQKLRDFRAQFGAENVGLMTGDLSVNREASIVVMTTEIFRNMLYAEADEHDDPLADVEAVVLDECHYMNDSQRGTVWEESIIHCPPSVQLVALSATVANAGQLTDWIERVHGPTRLVLSDHRPVPLQFSFCSAKGLHPLLNDQGTGLHPNCKVWRAPKGSKRKGRSPKPPQPEPPPISFVVAQMAERDMLPAIYFIFSRRGCDKAVRDLGAQCLVNENEQARIRERFKAYASANPEAVRDGVHADALLRGIAAHHAGVLPAWKELIEELFQEGLVKVVFATETLAAGINMPARSTVIAALSKRTERGHRPLMASEFLQMAGRAGRRGLDSQGYVVTVQSRFEGVREAGQLATSPSDPLVSQFTPSYGMVLNLLQRHDLAKARELVERSFGRYLASLDLVEEEEILTQLRLQLGQLQGTAGDVPWEDFEEYEKRRGRLREERRLLRILQQQAEETLAHELTLALQFASVGTLVSLKAPQLRGGVTPAVIVEKCDGPGQFPLLLCLTDDNVWLLLPCQAVVSLHAELSCLQVEGVSPPELRRAGELRHGDQQSGGLALAVGHMAQRHDMTTPQYDLAGEVLSQARLVQELEADLEAHPAHRWGDRRQLKKHRRRMEELELEIRERQQMLHHRANRHWETFLALIEILQHFGCLDDLEPTEIGRTVAALRGDNELWLGLALMSGHLDELQPAELAAVFEVISTEVNRPDLWSGFPPPPRAEEALHDLMGIRRELLRAQERAQVVVPAWWEPELMGLVEAWASGTAWNDLIANTSLDEGDVVRIMRRTVDLLAQVPYCEAISEQLRRHARQALKAINRFPVAEAEDLLKAAEAGGLNPATERAA from the coding sequence ATGGCCGAGACCGACACCCTGGCTGCTGAGCCCGCAAGCGTGGGGTCGCCGGATCCGGCGCAGATTTTCCCCTTCCCTCTCGACGGGTTCCAGCTGGAGGCCATTGAGGCCCTCAATCAGGGCCATTCCGTGGTGGTGAGTGCACCGACGGGATCGGGCAAGACCCTGGTGGGCGAATACGCCATCTATCGGGCGATCGCGCATCGCCAGAAAGTGTTTTACACCACGCCGCTCAAGGCGTTGTCCAACCAGAAACTGCGCGATTTCCGCGCCCAGTTCGGGGCGGAGAACGTGGGCCTGATGACCGGTGATCTCAGCGTCAACCGGGAGGCCTCCATCGTGGTGATGACCACCGAGATCTTCCGCAACATGCTCTACGCCGAGGCGGATGAGCATGACGATCCGTTGGCGGATGTGGAGGCGGTGGTGCTCGATGAATGCCACTACATGAACGACTCCCAGCGGGGCACGGTCTGGGAGGAGTCGATCATTCACTGCCCGCCTTCGGTGCAATTGGTGGCCCTTTCCGCCACGGTGGCCAATGCCGGGCAACTCACCGACTGGATCGAGCGGGTGCATGGCCCCACCCGGCTCGTTCTGAGTGATCATCGGCCCGTTCCCCTGCAGTTCAGTTTCTGCAGTGCCAAGGGTCTGCACCCGCTGCTGAACGATCAGGGCACCGGTCTTCATCCCAACTGCAAGGTCTGGCGTGCTCCGAAGGGGAGCAAACGCAAAGGCCGCTCCCCCAAGCCGCCCCAGCCCGAGCCACCGCCGATCAGTTTCGTGGTCGCTCAGATGGCCGAACGGGACATGCTTCCGGCCATCTATTTCATTTTCAGCCGGCGCGGTTGCGACAAGGCGGTGCGCGATCTCGGTGCGCAATGCCTCGTGAATGAGAACGAGCAGGCGAGGATTCGCGAGCGCTTCAAGGCCTACGCCAGTGCCAATCCGGAGGCGGTGCGTGATGGGGTGCATGCGGACGCTCTCCTGCGCGGCATCGCCGCTCACCATGCCGGCGTGCTTCCCGCCTGGAAGGAGCTGATCGAGGAGCTCTTCCAGGAGGGGTTGGTGAAGGTGGTGTTTGCCACAGAAACCCTGGCGGCGGGTATCAACATGCCGGCACGCAGCACCGTGATCGCGGCGTTGTCCAAGCGCACCGAGCGGGGCCATCGGCCGCTGATGGCGAGCGAGTTTCTGCAGATGGCCGGTCGCGCCGGTCGGCGAGGTCTCGATTCCCAGGGCTATGTGGTGACGGTGCAGAGCCGGTTTGAGGGGGTGCGTGAGGCCGGGCAGCTGGCCACCAGCCCCTCCGATCCGCTCGTGAGTCAGTTCACCCCGAGTTACGGCATGGTGCTGAATCTGTTGCAGCGCCACGATCTGGCGAAGGCGCGGGAGCTGGTGGAGCGCAGTTTCGGCCGTTACCTCGCCAGCCTCGATCTGGTCGAGGAGGAAGAGATCCTTACCCAGCTGCGCCTCCAGCTCGGTCAGCTGCAGGGCACGGCGGGGGATGTGCCCTGGGAAGACTTCGAGGAGTACGAGAAACGGCGTGGTCGCTTACGCGAGGAGCGTCGCTTGCTCAGGATCCTGCAGCAACAAGCGGAAGAAACCCTGGCCCACGAGCTCACGCTGGCGCTGCAGTTCGCCAGTGTCGGCACCCTGGTGAGCCTCAAGGCGCCCCAGCTTCGGGGGGGGGTTACGCCCGCGGTCATCGTCGAGAAATGCGATGGCCCCGGTCAGTTCCCCCTGCTGCTGTGCCTCACCGACGACAACGTCTGGCTGCTGCTGCCCTGCCAGGCCGTGGTGAGCCTGCATGCGGAACTGAGCTGCCTTCAGGTGGAGGGGGTGAGTCCACCGGAGCTGCGCCGTGCCGGTGAACTGCGGCATGGTGATCAGCAGAGCGGTGGGTTGGCCCTGGCGGTGGGGCACATGGCCCAACGCCACGACATGACCACGCCCCAGTACGACCTGGCCGGTGAGGTGCTTTCCCAGGCGCGTCTGGTGCAGGAGCTGGAGGCTGACCTGGAGGCCCATCCCGCCCATCGCTGGGGTGATCGCCGTCAGTTGAAGAAGCACCGGCGCCGCATGGAGGAACTGGAGCTGGAAATCCGTGAGCGACAGCAGATGCTTCACCACCGGGCCAACCGGCACTGGGAGACCTTTCTGGCCTTGATTGAGATCCTGCAGCACTTCGGCTGCTTGGATGATCTGGAACCCACCGAAATCGGGCGGACCGTGGCGGCCCTGCGCGGTGATAACGAACTCTGGTTGGGGCTGGCGCTAATGAGTGGGCACCTGGATGAGCTGCAGCCAGCGGAACTGGCAGCGGTGTTCGAGGTGATCAGCACGGAGGTGAACCGCCCCGATCTCTGGAGCGGTTTTCCGCCGCCGCCGCGGGCTGAGGAGGCTCTGCATGACCTGATGGGGATCCGTCGCGAGCTGCTGCGGGCCCAGGAGCGGGCCCAGGTGGTGGTGCCCGCCTGGTGGGAACCGGAGCTGATGGGACTGGTGGAGGCCTGGGCAAGCGGCACGGCCTGGAACGATCTGATTGCCAATACCTCCCTGGATGAGGGGGATGTGGTGAGGATCATGCGGCGCACGGTGGATCTGCTCGCCCAGGTGCCCTACTGCGAAGCGATCAGTGAGCAGCTGCGGCGCCATGCCCGCCAGGCGTTAAAAGCGATCAACCGTTTCCCGGTGGCGGAAGCCGAGGATCTGCTCAAGGCGGCGGAGGCGGGTGGCCTCAATCCGGCGACGGAACGGGCCGCCTGA